A genomic segment from Sciurus carolinensis chromosome 1, mSciCar1.2, whole genome shotgun sequence encodes:
- the Ptafr gene encoding platelet-activating factor receptor produces the protein MEPNGSSHVDSEFRYILFPIVYSIIFVMGVIANGYVLWVFARLYPSKKLNEIKIFMVNLTVADLLFLITLPLWITYYYNQGNWILPKFLCNLAGCFFFINTYCSVAFLGVITYNRFQAVTRPIKTAQATTRKRGIYLSLVIWVAIVAAASYFLVLDSTNTVTDKASTGNITRCFEHYEKGSVPVLVIHIFIVFSFFLVFLIILFCNLIIIRTLLMQPVQQKHNAEVRRRALWMVCTVLAVFIICFVPHHVVQLPWTLAELGFQNSNFHQAINDAHQVTLCLLSTNCVLDPVIYCFLTKKFRKHLTEQFYSMRSSRKCSRATTDTGTEVVVPINHISVNSLKN, from the coding sequence atggaaccaaaTGGCTCCTCCCATGTGGATTCTGAGTTTCGATACATTCTCTTCCCAATTGTATACAGCATCATCTTTGTGATGGGGGTCATCGCCAATGGCTATGTGCTATGGGTCTTTGCCCGCTTGTATCCTTCCAAGAAACTAAATGAGATAAAGATCTTCATGGTGAACCTCACTGTGGCCGACTTGCTCTTCCTGATCACGCTGCCACTGTGGATTACCTACTACTACAACCAGGGCAACTGGATTCTACCCAAATTCCTGTGCAATCTAGCTGGCTGCTTCTTCTTCATCAACACCTACTGCTCCGTGGCCTTCCTTGGGGTCATCACTTATAATCGTTTCCAGGCAGTCACACGGCCCATCAAGACTGCTCAGGCCACCACCCGCAAGCGTGGCATTTATTTGTCCCTGGTCATTTGGGTGGCTATTGTGGCTGCTGCATCCTACTTCCTTGTCCTGGACTCCACCAACACAGTGACTGATAAGGCCAGCACAGGCAACATCACCCGCTGCTTTGAGCATTATGAGAAGGGCAGCGTGCCGGTCCTTGTCATCCACATCTTCATAGTGTTCAGCTTCTTCCTGGTCTTCCTCATCATCCTCTTCTGCAACCTGATCATTATCCGCACGCTACTCATGCAGCCGGTGCAACAGAAGCATAATGCTGAAGTCAGGCGCCGGGCACTGTGGATGGTTTGCACGGTCTTGGCAGTGTTCATCATCTGCTTTGTGCCCCACCATGTGGTGCAGCTGCCTTGGACCCTGGCTGAGTTGGGCTTCCAGAACAGCAACTTCCACCAGGCTATTAATGATGCACATCAGGTCACCCTCTGCCTCCTTAGCACCAACTGTGTCTTAGACCCTGTCATCTACTGTTTCCTTACCAAGAAGTTCCGCAAACACCTCACTGAACAGTTTTACAGTATGCGCAGCAGCCGGAAATGCTCCCGGGCCACCACTGACACAGGAACTGAAGTGGTCGTGCCAATCAACCATATCTCTGTCAATTCCCTCAAAAATTAG